CCCTTGATACCGGGCTAGAGCGGAGAAGCAGCGATACGCGGTATGCAGTCGAATAGATAAATATACGCGGTGTGGAATGGTTCCTTTTGTGTGAATTGAGCCGAGGTAATGATCGGATACATACAATTTTAGGGCCTCGTAAGATCGTTTTATACTCACAAAAGATGAGCGTCCGTCTTTCTTGATCGCGGGATGTGGAGCCGCACTGTGTTCTTTATCCCTTGATATTATTTGTAGTAAAAACACGTATAAACACCCAGCAGTTAGCAGCGTCTCGTCGTTGACAGCCGGAAACGGGAAACCTCCCCTTTTCGACTGCTAGCTCCGTCTTACTCGCACTCGTTTCGACCTCGAACTTGGAATACCTGGCTCTGTCCTCTTCTCGCAAGTTATTTGCCCGCCCCACCCTTGCTGACAGCCTAATCCTACCGCAGCGCCTCTCGCGGAGATTCCGAAATTGTCAGCAAGGCTCTGTCGGTAAAGACGTGAGGCTGCTGGGTCATTGTTCGTGATTGTTGGCGATTTAAAAAACGAGCGGGAAAATTCGAATACACGTTTATTTAAGTTCATTGTTTACGAATTAGTACAGGTAGATAAAAAGTAGAGATGAAAAGGATCGCGTAGATTTAAACTATGTGTATATCAGAAGAGTATCTTCATTCCTTTAAAAGAACCAACTGCAGGAGGGGCATCACTTTCAAGGAAGACAGGTCGGCCAGAACTgcctatatatttttcattcaaaactgttatttattatacctattataCCTGTTCAAAGTATGCAAATACCCAGTGAAATGATCATTACCTCAATATTAATGAGCGTGTTGACTtgcattaaattttctttcctaaAACTCAGTATCGTAACGGCAAGCAGAGCCACAATTTCCAAAGAGTCATACCCAAGGATTAAGTCCCACAAGTAGAGAAGTTGCTCGGGTGGTAAATGTCCGCTGAATCCTCTCATTAACCATTTGAAGACTACTTTGATTCTGgcaagtgaagaaaaatagtaTTTGCAATTGTAATTTAGAacgcaagaaaattttttgacgtcGACTCACGGCTGTATATGAATGTTCCTAAAATGTGCCCACAATTGCGGCTCGTGGCACTGAAGCAACCTTTCAAAAAGTAGACAGAGTGCCACTATTCCCTGTTCGTGACTGGAAACAGTGTGCAGTCTAAACCAGTAGCGGAGATAAAATGCTCTGAAGGTGTAATACATTGCGCATGGATTATCATACAGGTAGCAGAAAGGAGTCgctaaaaatatgaaattcattttctttttaaattgtcATGAACAATGAATCAGGTAAACCATTCAAAGGATCTTACCATACATTGTAAACCCGTGAAAGGGTATAACTCCGCTGGGAGGAAATACTAGAGTATTTTCAAGTGTCGCTGGTTTTCCTTGGAGGACCGCATGTATCACTTGGCCGCCAGCACTTCGGTCTGTTGTAACCGGTGCTAGAACTTCGGAGTCTCTTGAAAAGCATAGCATTGTCTTGTACAGAACATCTTCGAAGACAAAATACTGGTCGTCGTTGCTTGCCGTTAATTGAACATCCTACAAATTAAAGAGAATTCAAGGACTGAAAAGACGAAATCTAGGGGCATGATTACGGTACACAGAGTTTGCTCTAAGTTTATTAACcttaattatcaatttatcAACCATTATGTCGTACTGCAATACCAACGACTTGAGTTCCTCATAGTAATCCTCATCCtgtgtgaaaaaa
The genomic region above belongs to Diprion similis isolate iyDipSimi1 chromosome 8, iyDipSimi1.1, whole genome shotgun sequence and contains:
- the LOC124408942 gene encoding TBC1 domain family member 19 isoform X2 gives rise to the protein MPMLEADLSYLKRAQIQWERRIQKSLNSMCNELNVPLARIRLNMDKDELAEKWDELSTYDIDLSQYRPLYAPKDFLEVLFMVRDPTFKKQPGEPNWEFSHIQIRVKTLSQLRAMYPELSHGVPLLGVNPHMTAMGNYPNLEAERTALGERVLASNHAPIAQEFLKRGAPRAIRGKLWSLVLGSIVKENDEDYYEELKSLVLQYDIMVDKLIIKDVQLTASNDDQYFVFEDVLYKTMLCFSRDSEVLAPVTTDRSAGGQVIHAVLQGKPATLENTLVFPPSGVIPFHGFTMYATPFCYLYDNPCAMYYTFRAFYLRYWFRLHTVSSHEQGIVALCLLFERLLQCHEPQLWAHFRNIHIQPIKVVFKWLMRGFSGHLPPEQLLYLWDLILGYDSLEIVALLAVTILSFRKENLMQVNTLINIEAVLADLSSLKVMPLLQLVLLKE